The following are encoded together in the Gemmatimonadaceae bacterium genome:
- a CDS encoding putative sugar nucleotidyl transferase: protein MTELYLYDDAQARAFQPFSLMRPTGELRAGALLLRERWEWTLDRPAAGQVSAAVLRDFAEAGAPRAASGPLPAGAILANTRCAVALVAAPDADVWRCNGRVAAVRLRAPLALGDLRNGQCALEELVAPGARSAEIVGRWIDAVWDFIGDLPAQLTEDIAHLRAGAAPLAADQGARTGHHLVLVERDAVVEPMVFFDVTAGPVLVREGATVQAFTRLVGPCVVGRHSVVSAGRVAASSIGEACKVHGELSTSILLGHSNKGHEGFVGHSYLGRWVNLGAGTTTSNLKNTYGPVSLWTPEGMRDTGLQFLGAMLGDHAKTGIGVRLTTGTVVGAGANVFGGSVMPKVVPPFAWGDAPPFGTHEFDRFLMTAERMMQRRGVSLTEAARAQLRAAYAARWTVE from the coding sequence ATGACCGAGCTTTACCTGTACGACGACGCGCAGGCACGGGCGTTCCAGCCGTTCTCGCTAATGAGGCCGACAGGCGAGCTGCGGGCCGGCGCCCTGCTGCTGCGCGAGCGATGGGAGTGGACGCTGGACCGGCCGGCGGCCGGCCAGGTGAGCGCCGCGGTGCTGCGCGACTTCGCGGAGGCGGGGGCGCCGCGCGCGGCCTCCGGCCCGCTCCCGGCGGGCGCCATCCTCGCCAATACGCGCTGCGCCGTGGCGCTCGTGGCGGCGCCAGACGCCGACGTGTGGCGGTGCAACGGCCGCGTGGCCGCCGTGCGGCTCCGCGCGCCGCTGGCGCTGGGCGATCTGCGGAACGGCCAGTGCGCGCTCGAGGAACTGGTGGCACCGGGAGCGCGGAGCGCGGAAATCGTGGGGCGGTGGATCGACGCGGTGTGGGACTTCATCGGCGATCTGCCCGCGCAGTTGACCGAGGACATCGCCCATCTGCGCGCCGGGGCGGCGCCGCTGGCCGCGGACCAGGGCGCGCGCACGGGGCACCACCTGGTGCTGGTGGAGCGGGACGCCGTGGTGGAGCCGATGGTGTTCTTCGACGTGACGGCTGGCCCGGTGTTGGTGCGGGAGGGGGCCACCGTGCAGGCGTTCACGCGCCTCGTGGGGCCGTGCGTGGTGGGCCGACACTCGGTGGTGTCCGCCGGCCGCGTCGCCGCGAGTTCGATCGGCGAGGCATGCAAGGTCCACGGCGAACTGAGCACGTCGATCTTGCTCGGCCACAGCAACAAGGGACACGAGGGCTTCGTGGGACACTCGTACCTGGGACGGTGGGTGAACCTTGGTGCCGGCACCACGACGAGCAATTTAAAGAACACATATGGACCCGTATCGCTGTGGACGCCGGAAGGGATGCGCGACACCGGACTGCAGTTCCTGGGGGCGATGCTCGGCGACCACGCGAAGACCGGGATCGGCGTGCGGCTCACCACGGGGACGGTGGTGGGCGCCGGCGCGAACGTATTCGGTGGGTCGGTGATGCCCAAGGTGGTGCCGCCGTTCGCGTGGGGTGACGCCCCGCCCTTCGGCACGCACGAGTTCGACCGGTTCCTGATGACCGCGGAACGGATGATGCAGCGGCGCGGAGTGTCATTGACCGAGGCCGCCCGTGCGCAGCTGCGCGCGGCATACGCCGCGCGCTGGACGGTGGAGTAG
- a CDS encoding MBL fold metallo-hydrolase, translating into MRLWVLGSGSAGNAVLIEAAEGRILIDAGFGVRTLAARLTAVGVAPESIEACVITHEHTDHLKGAAAAVRRWGWTLHASRGTVASAAELAGTRVQVFDAGAALAFSTMDVATTRTPHDAAEPVGVVVTARGSGARATVCTDIGHVSDGVRALCRDVDILVLESNHDEGMLRAGPYPAVVQARIAGDHGHLANRHAAALIRDSVTRRARHVVLAHLSQNCNAPEVARAATERELKRTVYRGEVVTARQSEIVGPFDAAGGGRDTSRQYSLTL; encoded by the coding sequence ATGCGCCTCTGGGTGCTGGGCAGCGGGAGCGCCGGCAACGCCGTGCTGATCGAGGCGGCCGAGGGCCGCATCCTGATCGACGCGGGGTTCGGCGTGCGCACGCTGGCGGCTCGGCTCACCGCGGTGGGAGTGGCGCCGGAATCGATCGAAGCATGCGTCATCACACACGAGCACACGGACCATCTGAAGGGTGCGGCGGCCGCGGTCCGCCGCTGGGGATGGACGCTGCACGCCAGCCGTGGCACCGTGGCGAGCGCCGCCGAGTTGGCGGGGACGCGCGTGCAGGTGTTCGACGCCGGCGCGGCACTCGCCTTCTCGACGATGGACGTGGCCACGACGCGCACCCCGCACGATGCGGCCGAGCCGGTCGGGGTGGTGGTGACGGCGCGAGGCAGCGGCGCGCGGGCCACGGTCTGCACCGACATCGGACACGTGAGCGACGGCGTGCGAGCGCTGTGCCGCGACGTGGATATCCTGGTGCTCGAGTCGAACCACGACGAGGGGATGCTGCGCGCCGGCCCCTACCCGGCCGTGGTGCAGGCTCGTATCGCCGGCGACCACGGGCATCTGGCCAACCGCCACGCCGCCGCCCTCATTCGCGACAGCGTCACGCGGCGGGCGCGCCACGTCGTGCTCGCGCATCTGAGCCAGAACTGCAATGCACCGGAGGTGGCGCGAGCGGCCACGGAGCGCGAGCTCAAGCGCACGGTGTATCGCGGAGAGGTGGTCACGGCGCGCCAGAGCGAAATCGTGGGGCCGTTCGACGCGGCGGGCGGCGGTCGCGACACCTCGCGGCAGTACTCGCTCACGCTGTAG
- the groL gene encoding chaperonin GroEL (60 kDa chaperone family; promotes refolding of misfolded polypeptides especially under stressful conditions; forms two stacked rings of heptamers to form a barrel-shaped 14mer; ends can be capped by GroES; misfolded proteins enter the barrel where they are refolded when GroES binds), giving the protein MAAKELHFNVEARAALKRGVDQLAEAVKVTLGPKGRNVVIDKKFGAPTVTKDGVTVAKEIELADPIENMGAQMVKEVATKTSDLAGDGTTTATVLAQAIFREGLKNVTAGANPMAIKRGIDKAVTAVIDELKRISVPTTGKKEIAQVGTISANNDAEIGKLISEAMEKVGKDGVITVEEARGLETTLETVDGMQFDRGYVSPYFVTDPEKMEAALEDAYILIHDKKISAMKDLLPVLEKVAQTGKPLLIIAEDIEGEAMATLVVNKLRGTLKVCAVKAPGFGDRRKAMLEDIAVLTAGQVISEEVGFKLENAVLGDLGRAKRVVVDKDNTTLIDGNGEEKKIEGRISEIRVAIDKSTSDYDKEKLQERLAKLAGGVAVINVGAATEAEMKEKKARVEDALHATRAAVEEGIVPGGGVALIRAQRVLKGLKTSEADEQIGVDIIRRAIEEPIRMIVFNAGGEGSIVVEKVRGSKDDAFGYNALTDTYENLVQAGVIDPTKVTRTALQNAASIAGLLLTTEALVVEKKEEKPAPAAPGGGGMGGMY; this is encoded by the coding sequence ATGGCAGCAAAGGAACTCCACTTCAACGTGGAAGCGCGGGCGGCCCTCAAGCGCGGCGTGGATCAGCTCGCCGAGGCAGTGAAGGTCACCCTCGGCCCCAAGGGCCGGAACGTCGTCATCGATAAGAAGTTCGGCGCCCCCACCGTCACCAAGGACGGCGTCACGGTGGCCAAGGAAATTGAGTTGGCCGATCCGATCGAGAACATGGGCGCGCAGATGGTCAAGGAAGTCGCCACCAAGACATCCGATCTCGCTGGCGACGGCACGACGACGGCGACGGTGCTCGCTCAGGCGATCTTCCGTGAAGGCCTCAAGAACGTCACCGCCGGAGCCAACCCGATGGCGATCAAGCGCGGCATCGACAAGGCCGTCACGGCGGTGATCGACGAACTCAAGCGTATCAGTGTTCCGACCACTGGGAAGAAGGAGATCGCGCAGGTCGGCACCATCTCGGCCAACAACGACGCCGAGATCGGCAAGCTGATCTCCGAAGCGATGGAGAAGGTGGGCAAGGACGGCGTCATCACGGTGGAGGAGGCCCGCGGCCTCGAAACCACGCTCGAGACGGTCGACGGCATGCAGTTCGACCGCGGCTACGTCTCGCCCTACTTCGTGACCGATCCGGAGAAGATGGAAGCGGCGCTCGAAGATGCGTACATCCTGATCCACGACAAGAAGATCTCGGCGATGAAGGACCTGCTCCCGGTCCTCGAGAAGGTGGCCCAGACCGGCAAGCCGTTGCTCATCATCGCCGAGGATATCGAAGGCGAGGCGATGGCGACGCTGGTCGTCAACAAGCTGCGTGGCACGCTCAAGGTGTGCGCCGTCAAGGCGCCGGGCTTCGGTGATCGTCGCAAGGCCATGCTCGAAGACATCGCCGTGCTCACGGCCGGCCAGGTGATCAGCGAAGAGGTCGGCTTCAAGCTCGAGAACGCCGTGCTCGGCGATCTCGGCCGGGCCAAGCGCGTCGTGGTGGACAAGGACAACACCACGCTCATCGACGGCAACGGCGAGGAGAAGAAGATCGAGGGCCGGATCTCCGAGATCCGCGTGGCGATCGACAAGAGCACCTCCGATTACGACAAGGAGAAGCTCCAGGAGCGTCTGGCCAAGCTGGCGGGCGGCGTCGCGGTGATCAACGTCGGCGCGGCCACCGAGGCCGAGATGAAGGAGAAGAAGGCACGCGTCGAGGACGCGCTGCACGCGACCCGAGCGGCCGTGGAAGAGGGCATCGTGCCCGGCGGCGGCGTGGCGCTCATCCGGGCCCAGCGCGTGCTCAAGGGTCTCAAGACGAGCGAGGCCGACGAGCAGATCGGCGTCGACATCATCCGCCGTGCGATCGAGGAACCCATCCGCATGATCGTGTTCAATGCGGGCGGCGAAGGCTCGATCGTGGTCGAGAAGGTCCGGGGGTCGAAGGACGACGCGTTCGGCTACAACGCCCTCACGGACACGTATGAAAATCTGGTTCAGGCGGGCGTCATCGACCCGACCAAGGTGACCCGCACGGCGCTGCAGAACGCGGCGTCGATCGCCGGCCTCCTGCTCACGACCGAAGCGCTGGTCGTCGAGAAGAAGGAGGAAAAGCCGGCTCCAGCCGCGCCCGGCGGTGGGGGCATGGGCGGGATGTACTAG
- a CDS encoding co-chaperone GroES translates to MATKSASSVKVAPLADRVVIKPMEEAEQMRGGLYIPDTAKEKPQQGEIVAVGPGRFEKDKRVPMEVKVGDKVLYGKYSGTEVTVDGEQVLILRESDVLAVVG, encoded by the coding sequence ATGGCAACCAAGAGCGCTTCGAGTGTCAAGGTCGCGCCGTTGGCCGATCGGGTCGTGATCAAGCCGATGGAAGAGGCCGAGCAGATGCGCGGCGGGCTGTACATCCCGGATACCGCGAAGGAGAAGCCGCAGCAGGGCGAGATCGTCGCCGTCGGCCCCGGCCGCTTCGAGAAGGACAAGCGTGTGCCGATGGAGGTGAAGGTCGGCGACAAGGTTCTGTACGGCAAATACAGCGGCACTGAAGTCACGGTCGATGGCGAGCAGGTGCTCATTCTCCGCGAGTCGGACGTACTCGCGGTCGTCGGCTGA
- a CDS encoding type III pantothenate kinase, translating into MNLVFDVGNTETTVGLFDAGTLLGHWRITSDPARTSDEIGVLLLALLAGHGFDHNAVTGVAIASVVPPITFPLQEACERWVSRARVVVIDPASKLPVRLAVDEPSSVGADRIINTLAASQIHKRDAIVVDLGTATTYDCVTRAGVFFGGIIAPGVRTSAETLFRRTSKLPATELVAPERAIGTRTETNIRAGVMFGAADAIDGLVARIKAEWPGTETPIVIATGGLAEAFRDLCRSIDLIDPYLTLVGLDLAFQLLTG; encoded by the coding sequence GTGAATCTCGTGTTCGACGTGGGCAACACCGAAACCACCGTCGGCCTCTTCGATGCCGGCACGTTGCTCGGACATTGGCGCATCACGTCCGATCCGGCGCGCACCTCGGACGAGATCGGCGTGCTCCTGCTGGCGCTGCTTGCAGGGCACGGATTCGATCACAACGCCGTGACGGGGGTGGCCATCGCGTCGGTCGTCCCGCCCATCACGTTCCCGCTTCAGGAGGCGTGCGAACGCTGGGTGTCGCGCGCACGGGTGGTGGTCATCGATCCGGCGTCGAAACTCCCCGTCCGCCTGGCGGTCGACGAACCGTCGAGCGTGGGCGCCGACCGCATCATCAACACGCTCGCCGCGAGCCAGATCCACAAGCGCGACGCGATCGTGGTGGATCTTGGAACGGCCACGACCTACGACTGCGTGACCCGCGCCGGCGTGTTCTTCGGCGGGATCATCGCGCCGGGGGTGCGGACCTCCGCCGAAACGCTGTTCAGGCGTACCTCCAAGCTGCCCGCCACCGAACTGGTGGCTCCCGAGCGGGCGATCGGCACACGAACCGAAACCAACATCCGGGCCGGCGTGATGTTCGGGGCGGCCGACGCGATCGATGGCCTCGTGGCCCGCATCAAGGCCGAATGGCCCGGAACGGAGACGCCGATCGTGATCGCCACTGGCGGACTCGCCGAGGCATTCCGCGACCTCTGCCGCTCAATCGACCTCATCGACCCTTACCTCACGCTCGTCGGCCTCGATCTCGCGTTCCAACTGCTCACTGGGTAG
- a CDS encoding biotin--[acetyl-CoA-carboxylase] ligase — protein MTRYDGRTAAELAAWLDVPDVVVFDTIGSTLDAAHARAAAGAPAGTLVLADAQTAGRGRQGRAWASGAAAGIWLTLVERPRDPAAVDVLSLRLGLHAARVLDPFAPGAVGLKWPNDLYVDGGKLAGVLVEARWREGAVDWIAIGFGLNVRRPAGMPMAATLRGDAVRLDALAALVPALRAAAAETGPLRASELAEYAARDVARGRRCREPLEGVVAGIDASGALVVETDAGSRYARAGSLVLQEDV, from the coding sequence GTGACGCGTTACGACGGGCGCACGGCCGCCGAGTTGGCCGCGTGGCTCGACGTGCCGGACGTCGTCGTGTTCGATACGATCGGGTCCACGCTCGACGCGGCGCACGCCCGCGCCGCGGCCGGCGCGCCCGCCGGAACACTGGTGCTCGCCGACGCGCAGACCGCGGGCCGAGGACGCCAGGGCAGGGCGTGGGCTTCCGGGGCCGCCGCCGGGATCTGGCTCACGCTGGTCGAACGCCCGCGGGATCCGGCGGCCGTCGACGTGCTGTCGCTGCGATTGGGACTGCACGCCGCGCGCGTCCTCGATCCGTTCGCGCCCGGGGCCGTCGGGCTCAAGTGGCCCAACGACCTCTACGTCGACGGCGGCAAGCTCGCCGGCGTTCTCGTCGAGGCGCGGTGGCGCGAAGGCGCTGTTGATTGGATTGCCATCGGATTCGGTCTCAACGTGCGCCGGCCCGCCGGGATGCCCATGGCGGCGACACTTCGCGGCGACGCCGTTCGGCTCGACGCGCTGGCGGCGTTGGTGCCCGCGCTGCGCGCGGCGGCCGCCGAGACGGGGCCGCTCCGCGCCAGTGAACTCGCCGAATACGCGGCGCGCGACGTCGCCCGCGGCCGCCGCTGCCGCGAACCCCTGGAGGGCGTCGTGGCCGGCATCGATGCGTCCGGCGCGCTCGTCGTCGAAACCGACGCTGGTTCCCGGTACGCGCGCGCCGGCTCCCTCGTGCTTCAGGAGGACGTGTGA
- the bshA gene encoding N-acetyl-alpha-D-glucosaminyl L-malate synthase BshA, giving the protein MKIGITCYPTYGGSGAMATELGIALAHRGHEIHFITYRQPFRLPAFLPRVFFHEVDVGRYPLFEYPPYDLALAVRMHEVVLAHRLDLLHCHYAIPHATSAWIAREMLGDARPDIKVLTTLHGTDITIVGQDPSFHAITKFSIEKSDGLTAVSHFLRDETVSAFGCTGCRIEVIPNFVDPAVYDRARYPGSRGAFGDGRPVLMHISNFRPVKRVADVVRVFARVNAEWPCLLVMVGDGPDRIVAEREANRLGVQDQVMFLGKIESVAPLLASADLYLIPTDRESFGLSALEALATGTPVIGANVGGLPEVVQSGVTGALCDVGDVEAMATAALDILRDRDRWHAMSRAAAADARERFSLNDVVAHYERFYDDALG; this is encoded by the coding sequence GTGAAGATCGGCATCACCTGTTATCCCACGTACGGGGGGTCGGGCGCGATGGCCACGGAACTCGGCATCGCCCTCGCTCACCGCGGCCACGAGATCCACTTCATCACGTACCGGCAGCCGTTCCGGCTGCCGGCGTTCCTGCCGCGCGTGTTCTTCCACGAAGTGGACGTGGGCCGGTACCCGCTGTTCGAGTATCCGCCGTACGATCTGGCGCTCGCCGTCCGGATGCACGAGGTGGTGCTGGCGCACCGGCTCGATCTGCTCCACTGCCATTACGCGATCCCGCACGCGACGAGCGCGTGGATCGCCCGCGAGATGCTCGGCGACGCACGCCCGGACATCAAGGTGCTGACCACGCTCCACGGCACCGACATCACCATCGTTGGCCAGGATCCGTCCTTCCACGCGATCACCAAGTTCTCCATTGAGAAGTCCGACGGCCTCACCGCGGTTTCGCACTTCCTGCGGGACGAGACGGTGAGCGCGTTCGGATGCACGGGGTGCCGCATCGAGGTGATTCCCAATTTCGTCGATCCCGCCGTGTACGACCGGGCGCGCTATCCCGGGTCCCGCGGCGCGTTCGGCGACGGGCGCCCCGTGCTCATGCACATCTCGAACTTCCGCCCGGTCAAGCGCGTGGCCGACGTGGTCCGCGTGTTCGCGCGCGTGAACGCGGAGTGGCCGTGCCTGCTGGTCATGGTCGGGGATGGCCCCGACCGCATCGTCGCGGAGCGCGAAGCGAACCGCCTCGGCGTCCAGGACCAGGTGATGTTTCTGGGCAAGATCGAATCCGTGGCGCCGCTGCTCGCGTCCGCCGACCTGTACCTCATCCCCACCGACCGCGAATCGTTCGGGCTCAGCGCGCTCGAGGCGCTGGCCACCGGAACGCCCGTGATCGGGGCCAACGTCGGCGGACTCCCCGAGGTCGTGCAGAGCGGCGTCACCGGCGCGCTCTGCGATGTGGGTGATGTGGAGGCGATGGCCACCGCTGCCCTCGACATCCTGCGCGACCGCGACCGGTGGCACGCGATGAGCCGGGCCGCCGCGGCCGACGCCCGCGAGCGCTTCTCGCTCAACGACGTCGTGGCGCATTATGAGCGTTTCTACGACGACGCGCTCGGCTAG
- the miaA gene encoding tRNA (adenosine(37)-N6)-dimethylallyltransferase MiaA: MIAGPTAAGKSAVALWLAERHGGSIISADSRQLYVGFDVGTAKPTADERARVPHLGVDILDPTTRYSAAAWAADAERWLAEIAGGGRVPLVVGGTGFYLRALFGPLFEAPELDGARRTALATALAEVPLAELRRWCERLDPSRAHLGRTQLLRAIEVALLTGRRVSDLHRELARPPRWRARYLLVDPGPVLAGRVAARVDAMLAGGWLDEVRGLAARVPAGAAAWNATGYRVMRSLAAGTESLAHARELVITETRQYAKRQRTWFRHQLTGESVTTLDPGGADWREIAERWWLGDEEV; this comes from the coding sequence GTGATCGCCGGTCCGACCGCTGCTGGCAAGTCGGCCGTCGCTCTCTGGCTTGCCGAGCGGCACGGCGGGTCGATCATCAGTGCTGATTCGCGTCAGCTCTACGTGGGGTTCGACGTCGGCACCGCGAAACCGACCGCCGATGAGCGAGCCCGTGTGCCGCACCTCGGCGTCGACATCCTCGACCCGACGACGCGCTATTCGGCGGCGGCGTGGGCCGCCGACGCCGAACGGTGGCTGGCCGAGATCGCGGGCGGCGGGCGGGTACCGCTCGTGGTGGGCGGCACGGGCTTCTATCTGCGGGCTCTGTTCGGCCCACTGTTCGAGGCGCCGGAGCTGGATGGGGCCCGACGCACGGCTCTCGCCACCGCACTCGCCGAGGTGCCGCTGGCCGAACTCCGCCGGTGGTGCGAGCGGCTCGACCCCTCGCGCGCCCATCTCGGCCGGACCCAGCTGTTGCGCGCCATCGAGGTGGCACTGCTCACCGGCCGGCGCGTGAGTGACCTCCATCGCGAGCTGGCCCGCCCGCCGCGGTGGCGGGCGCGTTATCTTCTCGTGGACCCGGGCCCGGTGCTCGCCGGCCGGGTCGCGGCACGCGTCGATGCGATGCTCGCCGGTGGTTGGCTGGACGAGGTCCGGGGCCTGGCGGCCCGCGTGCCGGCCGGGGCGGCGGCATGGAACGCCACCGGCTACCGCGTGATGCGGTCGCTGGCGGCGGGAACGGAATCGCTCGCGCACGCACGCGAACTCGTGATCACGGAGACGCGGCAGTACGCGAAACGGCAGCGCACCTGGTTTCGCCATCAATTGACGGGCGAGTCGGTCACCACCCTCGATCCCGGCGGCGCCGACTGGCGCGAGATCGCCGAGCGGTGGTGGCTGGGCGATGAGGAGGTATGA
- the mutL gene encoding DNA mismatch repair endonuclease MutL encodes MSASTESSAPGAPRIAVLPSAVADQIAAGEVVERPASVVKELIENALDAGASTIDVEVEDGGRQRIRVSDNGVGMGREDAVLALSRHATSKIRAAGDLVGVASFGFRGEALPAICSVSQLEIETAPVDGAGTRVRAAAGALQETGEAARRRGTTVSVAHLFYNAPARLKFMRGARSEWRAIVDVATSIALTRRDVRLTLTHDGKQVLALPPASSVRARLAALWGGHYAERFLDVDDVRGATRVSGLVERPADVGTAGRRVYVSVNGRAVRDTGIVRAAEAAYKSTIPAGVRPTLFLDVDVAADAVDVNVHPAKAEVRFRDRWNLERTVEEAVRRALGTLGAGAAIGRPPIPFPAAPRFDGAPVDVEALRGGSAPGEGLFAEPDRVTTGPAHPLAHAAAHGESEIGADPAIPPLLQLRHTYLLFESEGGVVLIDQHSAHERVLYERFMTALTRGEAPAQRLLFPLTLHLGPAEAEAFEENRALFEQLGFEVEGFGGHTLIVRSVPMPHPRFEAERCLRETLDALTGDRFAAVAQRHERLAATVACKGAIKGGDPLSPAEMRALFADLRRTTLPAHDVHGRSTVVQLSWDELERRFGRK; translated from the coding sequence ATGTCCGCCTCAACAGAATCCAGCGCCCCCGGGGCTCCGCGCATCGCGGTGCTGCCCAGCGCGGTCGCCGATCAGATCGCCGCGGGCGAGGTCGTCGAGCGCCCCGCCTCGGTGGTCAAGGAGTTGATCGAGAACGCCCTCGACGCCGGGGCCTCGACCATCGATGTCGAGGTGGAGGATGGAGGGCGTCAGCGGATCCGGGTGAGCGACAACGGGGTCGGCATGGGGCGCGAGGACGCCGTGCTGGCGCTGTCGCGCCATGCCACCTCGAAGATCCGCGCCGCTGGCGACCTCGTCGGCGTGGCGAGCTTCGGCTTTCGCGGCGAGGCGCTGCCGGCCATCTGCTCGGTTTCGCAGCTCGAGATCGAGACGGCCCCGGTGGATGGCGCCGGCACGCGGGTGCGGGCCGCGGCGGGTGCGTTGCAGGAGACGGGCGAAGCGGCACGCCGGCGGGGCACCACGGTGTCGGTCGCCCATCTGTTCTACAACGCGCCCGCGCGGCTCAAGTTCATGCGCGGGGCGCGTTCGGAGTGGCGCGCCATCGTCGACGTGGCCACCAGTATCGCGCTCACGCGTCGGGACGTGCGCCTCACCCTCACCCACGACGGCAAGCAGGTCCTCGCACTGCCGCCGGCCTCGTCGGTCCGTGCCCGGCTCGCCGCGCTGTGGGGTGGGCACTATGCCGAGCGCTTTCTCGACGTGGACGACGTCCGCGGCGCGACCCGCGTGTCGGGGCTCGTCGAACGCCCGGCCGACGTGGGCACCGCCGGCCGCCGGGTATACGTGTCCGTGAATGGCCGCGCCGTGCGCGACACCGGCATCGTGCGCGCCGCCGAGGCCGCGTACAAGTCGACCATACCGGCCGGCGTGCGCCCCACGCTCTTTCTCGATGTCGACGTGGCGGCCGACGCCGTGGATGTGAACGTGCATCCCGCCAAGGCCGAAGTGCGGTTCCGCGACCGCTGGAACCTCGAGCGCACCGTGGAGGAGGCGGTGCGACGCGCGCTCGGCACGCTCGGGGCCGGCGCGGCGATCGGTCGGCCGCCGATTCCCTTTCCGGCCGCCCCGCGATTCGACGGCGCACCGGTGGACGTCGAGGCGTTGCGGGGCGGGAGCGCGCCCGGCGAGGGGCTGTTCGCCGAGCCCGACCGTGTGACAACTGGACCGGCTCACCCGCTTGCCCATGCAGCTGCTCATGGGGAGTCCGAGATCGGCGCGGATCCGGCCATTCCGCCGCTCCTCCAACTCCGCCACACCTACCTCCTGTTTGAGAGCGAGGGAGGCGTGGTGCTGATCGACCAGCACTCGGCGCACGAGCGCGTGCTGTACGAGCGGTTCATGACCGCGCTCACGCGCGGCGAGGCACCGGCGCAACGCCTCCTCTTTCCGCTCACGCTCCATCTGGGTCCCGCCGAGGCCGAAGCATTCGAGGAAAACCGCGCGCTGTTCGAGCAGCTCGGGTTCGAGGTCGAGGGGTTCGGCGGTCATACGCTTATCGTGCGCAGCGTGCCGATGCCGCATCCCCGGTTCGAGGCCGAGCGGTGCTTGCGCGAGACCCTCGACGCGCTCACCGGCGACCGTTTCGCCGCCGTAGCGCAGCGGCACGAGCGGCTCGCGGCAACGGTGGCGTGCAAGGGCGCGATCAAGGGCGGAGACCCGCTGTCGCCGGCCGAGATGCGGGCCCTGTTCGCCGATTTGCGCCGGACGACGCTCCCGGCGCACGACGTCCACGGGCGGTCCACCGTGGTCCAACTGTCGTGGGACGAACTCGAGCGGCGGTTTGGGCGAAAGTAG